A single genomic interval of Microbacterium sp. LWO14-1.2 harbors:
- the flgC gene encoding flagellar basal body rod protein FlgC — protein MTFDAIGIAGTGLTAHRKWLDAVSDNIANVNTATPPGQEAFRERLVTVQAGTESPGVYVAGVVESEATPKLVYDPEHPYANEDGYVQYPNVDLGDQMSMLIIAQRGYEANAAVVDRAKSTYEAALQIGRS, from the coding sequence ATGACCTTCGACGCGATCGGCATCGCCGGCACGGGTCTGACCGCGCACCGCAAGTGGCTCGACGCGGTCAGCGACAACATCGCCAACGTGAACACCGCCACGCCTCCCGGGCAGGAGGCGTTCCGCGAGCGTCTCGTGACCGTGCAGGCCGGCACCGAGAGCCCCGGTGTCTACGTCGCGGGAGTCGTCGAGTCGGAGGCGACGCCGAAGCTCGTGTACGACCCCGAGCACCCCTACGCGAACGAGGACGGCTACGTGCAGTACCCGAACGTCGACCTCGGCGACCAGATGAGCATGCTCATCATCGCCCAGCGCGGGTACGAGGCGAACGCCGCGGTCGTCGACCGCGCCAAGTCGACCTACGAGGCAGCCCTGCAGATCGGACGCAGCTGA
- a CDS encoding sigma-70 family RNA polymerase sigma factor, whose product MLSQSAFSADSASSPQTHPTPEQLARENMPLATFLAVEKARSAVHVDLDDLLSAARLGLARAAMSYDPERGIPFGAFASSQINWAMLSEMRRADPAGERGRDKIERVRLAAEAVLARTGRPASVAQLAKESGLDADAVVEMMQLDDMVRGATSFEEHFDAASGRQAADLTDSVILPEHAAEQTEMRTMITRVVGALPAAMQQVIRGIYLDDRMVKDIAEELAVSHAYVSKLRTRGLALMREAMEAWEDGSTGDRSTKAKAEFFEALFGAARPGAGRTPELATAV is encoded by the coding sequence TTGCTGAGCCAATCTGCTTTTTCTGCTGATTCCGCCTCCTCCCCCCAGACGCACCCGACTCCCGAGCAGCTCGCCAGGGAGAACATGCCCCTGGCGACGTTCCTCGCGGTGGAGAAGGCGAGGTCGGCCGTGCACGTCGATCTCGACGACCTGCTCTCTGCCGCGCGCCTTGGTCTCGCGCGGGCCGCGATGTCGTACGACCCCGAACGCGGCATCCCGTTCGGAGCCTTCGCCAGCAGCCAGATCAACTGGGCCATGCTGTCGGAGATGCGCCGGGCGGATCCTGCGGGGGAGCGCGGCCGCGACAAGATCGAACGCGTCCGGCTCGCCGCCGAGGCCGTGCTGGCCCGCACCGGGCGCCCCGCAAGCGTCGCGCAGCTCGCGAAGGAGTCGGGCCTCGACGCCGACGCCGTCGTCGAGATGATGCAGCTCGACGACATGGTGCGCGGAGCGACCAGCTTCGAGGAGCACTTCGACGCGGCGTCCGGGCGCCAGGCCGCCGACCTCACCGACAGCGTGATCCTCCCCGAGCACGCCGCCGAACAGACCGAGATGCGCACCATGATCACGCGCGTCGTGGGTGCGCTCCCGGCGGCGATGCAGCAGGTCATCCGCGGCATCTACCTCGACGACCGCATGGTCAAGGACATCGCAGAAGAGCTCGCGGTGAGTCACGCGTATGTCTCGAAGCTCCGCACCCGTGGTCTCGCGCTCATGCGGGAGGCGATGGAGGCGTGGGAGGACGGGTCGACCGGAGACCGCTCGACCAAGGCCAAGGCCGAGTTCTTCGAGGCGCTGTTCGGCGCCGCCCGCCCCGGTGCCGGGCGAACGCCGGAACTCGCGACAGCCGTCTGA
- a CDS encoding flagellar biosynthesis protein FlgB, whose protein sequence is MLESVTSSALISALDGLALRQRSIAENIANVNTPDYHAKRVRFEDELRAAVDSGSGTVSPTVQRSLEPTRLNGNNVNLDTETLSNIDTVLRFQFASQAIGGQAASISKAIGQASA, encoded by the coding sequence GTGCTCGAATCCGTCACCTCCTCCGCGCTCATCAGCGCACTCGACGGGCTGGCCCTGCGACAGCGCTCGATCGCCGAGAACATCGCCAACGTCAACACCCCCGACTACCACGCCAAGCGCGTCCGCTTCGAGGACGAGCTGCGTGCGGCCGTCGACAGCGGCAGCGGCACCGTCTCACCGACCGTGCAGCGCTCGCTCGAACCCACCCGCCTCAACGGTAACAACGTCAACCTCGACACCGAGACGCTGTCGAACATCGACACCGTGCTGCGGTTCCAGTTCGCCAGCCAGGCGATCGGCGGGCAGGCCGCGTCGATCTCGAAGGCCATCGGGCAGGCGTCGGCATGA
- a CDS encoding VanZ family protein: MAGWTWQAWFGLIGGGLLFAAVLVPILVVQVRRYGALSFRRLLGAAAVSVYAVALVAYTLLPIPEVRANCGAGGGGLELVPGHSIGDILRETEGSSLLRTLTSRATLQVVLNVALFVPFGIIARRYWNRGPVVSILWGALLSLAIETTQFTGVWGLFECSYRVADVDDLIANTAGAAIGVLIAPVVLAWMPSAKNLRAERGKPRPVTVWRRWFGMILDAVAVQIAVTLVSLLVLVPKLILSGGSGPGVPENLTELTVIGVGAVILVVVLPAVTSSGASIGQRLVWLAPDWPGGRGGLGRRLARAGVVGLPYTVATTLGQLPDPVSDAAQTISGVVGIVSALVVAIAVISVPFSRGRRGISLVLAGGELRDSRA; encoded by the coding sequence ATGGCGGGGTGGACGTGGCAGGCGTGGTTCGGGCTCATCGGCGGGGGTCTGCTCTTCGCCGCGGTGCTCGTGCCGATCCTCGTCGTCCAGGTGCGGCGCTACGGTGCGCTGTCGTTCCGGCGCCTGCTGGGGGCGGCGGCGGTCAGCGTCTACGCGGTCGCCCTCGTGGCCTACACCCTGCTCCCGATCCCCGAGGTGCGGGCCAACTGCGGGGCCGGAGGCGGCGGTCTCGAGCTCGTGCCAGGGCACTCGATCGGCGACATCCTGCGCGAGACCGAAGGGTCGTCGCTGCTGCGCACGCTCACGAGCCGCGCCACCCTGCAGGTGGTCCTCAACGTCGCTCTCTTCGTGCCGTTCGGGATCATCGCGCGTCGCTACTGGAATCGCGGCCCCGTCGTCTCGATCCTGTGGGGCGCCCTGCTGTCCCTGGCGATCGAGACCACGCAGTTCACGGGGGTCTGGGGCCTCTTCGAGTGCTCCTACCGCGTCGCCGACGTCGATGACCTCATCGCGAACACCGCAGGCGCCGCGATCGGCGTGCTGATCGCCCCGGTCGTCCTGGCCTGGATGCCGAGCGCGAAGAACCTGCGCGCAGAGCGAGGGAAGCCGCGACCGGTCACGGTCTGGCGTCGCTGGTTCGGGATGATCCTCGACGCGGTCGCCGTGCAGATCGCCGTGACTCTCGTCTCGTTGTTGGTGCTCGTGCCCAAGCTCATCCTCTCCGGCGGATCGGGACCCGGTGTGCCGGAGAACCTGACCGAGCTGACCGTGATCGGCGTGGGCGCCGTGATCCTCGTCGTCGTGCTCCCGGCCGTCACCTCGTCGGGGGCCTCGATCGGGCAGCGGCTCGTCTGGCTCGCCCCTGACTGGCCGGGTGGCCGTGGCGGGCTGGGACGACGCCTCGCGAGGGCGGGCGTCGTCGGTCTGCCCTACACCGTGGCGACGACGCTCGGTCAGCTGCCGGACCCGGTGTCCGATGCCGCCCAGACGATCTCCGGTGTCGTGGGAATCGTCAGCGCGCTCGTCGTGGCGATCGCGGTGATCTCCGTGCCCTTCAGTCGCGGTCGGCGCGGCATCTCGCTCGTGCTCGCCGGGGGAGAGCTGCGCGACTCGCGCGCCTGA
- the fliE gene encoding flagellar hook-basal body complex protein FliE — protein sequence MSTPIAPVSAAGVSPLGALSFEPTAPDAAGSASAGAFATSLTGAVENLQQLQSTSNELAVQAVTGDLQDIHQAMIASARASVTLDLVVAVRDRSVAAFNDIMRMQA from the coding sequence ATGAGCACCCCGATCGCCCCCGTCTCGGCCGCCGGCGTCAGCCCCCTCGGCGCCCTGAGCTTCGAGCCCACCGCGCCAGACGCCGCCGGGTCCGCCTCCGCCGGCGCCTTCGCGACCTCGCTCACCGGCGCCGTCGAGAACCTCCAGCAGTTGCAGTCGACGTCGAACGAGCTCGCGGTGCAGGCCGTGACCGGCGATCTGCAGGACATCCACCAGGCGATGATCGCCTCGGCTCGCGCATCGGTCACGCTCGACCTGGTCGTCGCGGTGCGCGACCGCAGTGTCGCCGCGTTCAACGACATCATGAGGATGCAGGCCTGA
- the fliF gene encoding flagellar basal-body MS-ring/collar protein FliF, translating to MPKVLTTYYGRAKQVVSGFSVAQRTIAVIGVALLVMGAVALGAWLTRPQMSPLFTGLSAGDASAVVEQLKSAGVDYELAEGGSTILVPDDQVYAQRLAAASAGLPGDTSEGYTLLDKMGVTASEFQQSVTYKRAIEGELAGTIGAMDGISMASVQLAIPEESVFVSEKQNPTASVFVQTRNGSTLSDEKIEAIVHLTSASVPGMTPEDVAVTDQNGRVLSAVGAGLAGTSSKQATEHEAKVAASVSRMLETIVGPGNATVTVSADVANSTSERMDETYSAPDGDLSPSEQTKTETYTGGGPGGNTGVLGPDNIAVPNNANGDGEYEFEETSRSNAVNKSTEKTVTPAGEVTRQTVSIAVNRGEVTGVSAAQIESLVASAAGIDVERGDEIAVEFVEFATSGATAAQTALAAAEEERAAQFQQELLRSAIIGGAILLAVVILVVFLAVRRRMKRRVLYTDDGPIEYFATVTEDEEQKLRSLRDLKDPDAIPLPAPTKLLPSAVVDLDDEPEPDKVLVERRRREIDDLARREPESIAGALADLMDEAKV from the coding sequence ATGCCGAAGGTGCTGACCACGTACTACGGCCGCGCCAAGCAGGTCGTCTCCGGCTTCTCCGTCGCTCAGCGCACGATCGCCGTGATCGGCGTCGCGCTGCTCGTGATGGGCGCCGTCGCGCTCGGAGCCTGGCTCACCAGACCGCAGATGAGTCCTCTGTTCACCGGATTGAGCGCGGGCGACGCCTCGGCCGTCGTCGAGCAGCTGAAGTCCGCCGGAGTGGACTACGAGCTCGCGGAGGGCGGGTCGACGATCCTCGTGCCCGACGACCAGGTGTACGCGCAGCGGCTCGCCGCAGCATCCGCCGGCCTCCCCGGCGACACGAGCGAGGGCTACACGCTGCTCGACAAGATGGGCGTCACCGCGAGCGAGTTCCAGCAGTCGGTGACCTACAAGCGCGCGATCGAAGGCGAGCTCGCCGGCACGATCGGCGCGATGGACGGCATCTCGATGGCCTCCGTGCAGCTCGCGATCCCGGAGGAGAGCGTCTTCGTCTCGGAGAAGCAGAACCCGACCGCGTCGGTGTTCGTGCAGACGCGGAACGGCTCCACGCTGAGCGACGAGAAGATCGAGGCGATCGTGCACCTCACGAGCGCCTCGGTGCCCGGCATGACGCCCGAGGACGTCGCGGTCACCGACCAGAACGGCCGGGTTCTGTCAGCGGTCGGCGCCGGACTCGCCGGCACTTCCTCGAAGCAGGCCACCGAGCACGAGGCCAAGGTCGCGGCGTCGGTGAGCAGGATGCTCGAGACCATCGTCGGACCGGGCAACGCGACGGTCACCGTGTCGGCCGACGTGGCGAACTCGACCTCCGAGCGGATGGACGAGACCTACTCCGCGCCGGACGGCGACCTGAGCCCCTCGGAGCAGACGAAGACCGAGACCTACACCGGCGGCGGGCCGGGCGGGAACACCGGAGTGCTCGGCCCCGACAACATCGCCGTGCCCAACAACGCGAACGGCGACGGCGAGTACGAGTTCGAGGAGACCTCGCGCAGCAACGCGGTCAACAAGTCCACCGAGAAGACCGTGACCCCCGCGGGCGAGGTCACGAGGCAGACCGTCAGCATCGCCGTGAACCGCGGCGAGGTCACCGGGGTGAGTGCCGCGCAGATCGAGTCGCTCGTCGCCTCCGCTGCGGGCATCGACGTCGAACGCGGAGACGAGATCGCCGTCGAGTTCGTCGAGTTCGCGACCTCCGGGGCGACGGCGGCGCAGACTGCTCTCGCCGCGGCGGAGGAGGAGCGGGCGGCGCAGTTCCAGCAGGAGCTGCTGCGCTCAGCGATCATCGGCGGAGCGATCCTGCTCGCCGTCGTCATCCTCGTCGTCTTCCTCGCGGTGCGGCGCAGGATGAAGCGTCGCGTCCTCTACACCGACGACGGGCCGATCGAGTACTTCGCCACGGTGACGGAGGACGAGGAGCAGAAGCTGCGGTCGCTGCGCGACCTCAAGGACCCGGATGCCATTCCGCTGCCCGCTCCGACGAAGCTGCTGCCGTCCGCCGTCGTCGATCTCGACGACGAGCCGGAGCCGGACAAGGTCCTCGTCGAGCGGCGTCGTCGCGAGATCGACGACCTCGCCCGGCGGGAGCCGGAGTCGATCGCCGGTGCGCTGGCCGACCTGATGGATGAGGCGAAGGTATGA
- a CDS encoding sulfatase-like hydrolase/transferase, which produces MPQFRGEIREDVRDSKSDWAPFVEPQAAPGAPNVLFIVWDDMGFGSWDLYGGLIRMPNMRRLADIGVRFTQFHTTALCSPTRAALLTGRNAQSVGMGTIGEASDGFPNLSCLIPADDAFLSEILSENGYNTFAVGKWHLSPAAEMSMGASKRTWPLSRGFDRYYGFLGGLTDQWYPDLTYDNHPVDPPALPADGYHLSKDLADRAIEFIRDARVTAAEKPWFTYFAPGAGHAPHHVFTEWADQYKGEFSMGYEKYREVVLANQIAAGILPPGAQLPPINPYADATSGDGTPWPASDIVRPWDSLSDGEKQLFERQAEVFAGFASYTDAQVGRLLDYLEESGQLDNTVFVVLSDNGSSAEGGPSGSVNENRWYNGIPENLEQNLALLPELGSESTHPHYSNGWAMAFNTPHKLYKTNASFEGGTADPMIIAWPKGIDARGEVREQYLHVTDIVPTVLDLLGIEAPTTVKGYPQKPLEGVSFQRVIGDASARGDKSEQFYSMLGTRGIWKDGWHASTVHAPAPTGWGHFDKDRWELFHLPDDRNQLHDLAGEHPEKLEEMKQLWHTLATQYNGYPLDDRNPPELFAIKRPNPMEGRTSMTLYPGGAVVPERSAVEIMGRSFTIVAELDIDSDPEGIIYSMGARFGGHALFVQHGRLTYLYNWLGESEQVFTAPNPLPSGPVRVGLTYMIEGRDGTTPHGTVQLHVNDDVVTSGPMKSQPAYFTLAGEGATVGREVGQPVSARYEPPFAFTGGTIDRVVVDVSGEDYSHAETLLRGMFARD; this is translated from the coding sequence ATGCCGCAGTTCAGAGGTGAGATCCGCGAAGACGTGCGTGACTCGAAGTCCGATTGGGCGCCGTTCGTGGAGCCACAGGCTGCGCCTGGTGCGCCGAACGTGCTGTTCATCGTCTGGGACGACATGGGCTTCGGGAGCTGGGATCTCTACGGAGGTCTGATCCGGATGCCGAACATGCGCAGGCTCGCGGACATCGGCGTGCGGTTCACCCAGTTCCATACCACCGCTCTCTGCTCCCCGACGCGAGCCGCGCTCCTCACAGGACGCAATGCGCAGAGTGTGGGAATGGGCACGATCGGGGAAGCCAGCGACGGTTTCCCGAACCTGTCGTGCCTGATCCCCGCAGACGATGCGTTCCTGTCCGAGATCCTGTCCGAGAACGGGTACAACACGTTTGCTGTCGGCAAGTGGCACTTGTCCCCGGCCGCGGAGATGAGCATGGGTGCGTCCAAGCGCACCTGGCCGCTGTCCCGAGGTTTCGATCGCTACTACGGCTTCCTCGGCGGGCTGACCGATCAGTGGTACCCCGATCTCACTTACGACAACCATCCGGTCGATCCGCCGGCTCTCCCTGCTGACGGGTATCACCTGTCGAAGGATCTCGCGGACCGTGCGATCGAGTTCATCCGGGATGCGCGCGTCACCGCGGCCGAAAAGCCGTGGTTCACGTACTTCGCTCCGGGGGCCGGTCACGCACCTCATCATGTGTTCACGGAGTGGGCGGATCAGTACAAGGGCGAGTTCTCGATGGGATACGAGAAGTACCGCGAGGTGGTCCTCGCGAACCAGATCGCCGCCGGCATCCTGCCTCCAGGCGCGCAACTACCGCCGATCAACCCTTACGCAGACGCGACGTCCGGTGACGGAACTCCGTGGCCCGCGTCCGACATCGTGCGCCCGTGGGATTCACTCTCTGACGGCGAGAAGCAGCTGTTCGAGCGGCAGGCCGAGGTCTTCGCCGGGTTCGCGTCCTATACGGACGCACAGGTGGGTCGCCTCCTCGATTACCTCGAAGAATCCGGTCAACTCGACAACACGGTGTTCGTGGTGTTGTCCGACAACGGCTCGAGCGCTGAAGGCGGCCCGTCAGGATCAGTGAACGAGAACCGCTGGTACAACGGCATCCCCGAGAACCTGGAGCAGAACCTCGCGCTGCTTCCCGAGCTCGGCTCCGAGTCGACCCACCCGCATTACTCGAACGGGTGGGCGATGGCGTTCAACACGCCCCACAAGCTGTACAAGACGAACGCGTCGTTCGAGGGCGGTACCGCCGACCCGATGATCATCGCGTGGCCGAAGGGCATCGACGCGCGGGGCGAGGTGCGTGAGCAGTACCTCCATGTCACGGACATCGTCCCGACGGTGCTCGACCTCCTCGGCATCGAAGCACCGACGACGGTCAAGGGCTACCCGCAGAAGCCGCTCGAGGGCGTCAGCTTCCAGCGGGTGATCGGCGATGCCTCCGCTCGCGGCGATAAGAGCGAACAGTTCTACTCCATGCTCGGCACACGCGGAATCTGGAAGGACGGATGGCACGCCTCGACCGTGCACGCTCCCGCCCCCACCGGGTGGGGCCATTTCGACAAGGACCGCTGGGAGCTCTTCCATCTGCCCGACGACCGCAATCAGCTCCACGACCTTGCGGGCGAGCACCCCGAGAAGCTCGAGGAGATGAAGCAGCTGTGGCACACGCTCGCCACTCAGTACAACGGCTATCCGCTGGACGACCGCAACCCTCCGGAGCTGTTCGCCATTAAACGCCCCAACCCCATGGAGGGTCGAACGTCTATGACTCTGTATCCCGGCGGTGCGGTCGTACCGGAGCGCAGCGCCGTGGAGATCATGGGTCGCTCGTTCACCATCGTCGCCGAGCTCGATATCGACAGCGATCCGGAGGGCATCATCTACTCCATGGGTGCTCGCTTCGGAGGGCACGCGCTCTTCGTGCAGCACGGCCGCCTCACTTACCTCTACAACTGGCTCGGTGAGTCGGAGCAGGTCTTCACAGCACCCAACCCGCTGCCTTCGGGGCCAGTGCGAGTGGGCCTGACCTACATGATCGAGGGCCGAGACGGCACTACCCCGCATGGCACCGTGCAGCTCCACGTGAACGACGACGTCGTGACCTCCGGCCCTATGAAGTCGCAGCCGGCTTACTTCACGCTGGCCGGGGAAGGCGCAACGGTAGGCCGCGAGGTCGGACAGCCCGTGTCCGCGCGCTACGAACCGCCGTTCGCCTTCACCGGTGGGACCATTGATCGCGTCGTGGTCGACGTCTCGGGAGAGGACTACTCGCACGCGGAGACGCTCCTGCGGGGGATGTTCGCGCGCGACTGA
- a CDS encoding flagellin encodes MGLQIATNVGALNAYRNLSVNQNDVSKSLEKLSSGLRINRAADDAAGLAISEGLRSQVNGLNVAARNAQDGISVIQTAEGALTEVHSILQRVRDLAVQAGNDSNNTASRTAIKTEITALGDELTRVAASTNFNGIKLLDSAGTLTFQVGAGSEATEDQIAVTLTNFSTLGATIGGVDVSSAATSLAAIDTIDTQIAAVSTARAGFGAVQNRFESTINSLQVSAENLSAAKSRIADTDMAAEMVKYTASNILQQAGTAMLAQANQSGQGVLQLLR; translated from the coding sequence ATGGGTCTTCAGATCGCAACCAACGTCGGTGCACTCAACGCGTACCGCAACCTGTCGGTCAACCAGAACGACGTGTCGAAGTCGCTCGAGAAGCTCTCGAGCGGTCTGCGCATCAACCGTGCTGCTGACGACGCCGCAGGTCTCGCCATCTCCGAGGGCCTGCGCTCGCAGGTCAACGGCCTGAATGTCGCGGCCCGCAACGCCCAGGACGGCATCTCGGTCATCCAGACCGCAGAAGGCGCCCTGACCGAGGTGCACTCCATCCTGCAGCGCGTCCGCGACCTCGCGGTGCAGGCCGGTAACGACTCGAACAACACCGCTTCGCGCACCGCCATCAAGACCGAGATCACGGCACTGGGCGACGAGCTCACCCGTGTCGCGGCCAGCACGAACTTCAACGGCATCAAGCTGCTCGACAGCGCGGGCACGCTGACGTTCCAGGTGGGCGCGGGATCCGAGGCGACGGAGGACCAGATCGCCGTCACGCTGACGAACTTCTCGACCCTCGGCGCCACCATCGGCGGCGTGGACGTCTCCTCGGCAGCGACCTCGCTGGCCGCGATCGACACGATCGACACGCAGATCGCCGCGGTCTCGACCGCTCGTGCCGGCTTCGGTGCGGTGCAGAACCGCTTCGAGTCGACGATCAACTCGCTGCAGGTCTCGGCCGAGAACCTCTCCGCCGCGAAGAGCCGTATCGCCGACACCGACATGGCAGCCGAGATGGTCAAGTACACCGCCTCGAACATCCTGCAGCAGGCGGGCACCGCGATGCTCGCGCAGGCGAACCAGTCGGGCCAGGGCGTCCTGCAGCTGCTCCGTTGA
- the fliD gene encoding flagellar filament capping protein FliD: MKLDGLVSGLKTGELIDALMNVAAIPKTQITAKITDRSTIITNLQSLNKSLQELMAKAKTAASPSSLAAFTATSSNESVTVTAGPKASAFSTGVVVDAVAVRHSIVTAAGGATAWGGAFTLVAADGEKTEITPAGTGPQELATAINAANAGVSATVVPAGVDADGKPLSRIQLTSTETGEPARFALHRGAEADVEAGTSTDLSTEPGAAVISQGSDARIRLFAGTSAEQTLTSASNTISIGEDISVTVSKVSADPVTVSVALDAKAQSATASAFIKEVAALITRIDNGSKATVGKVGETTTLGVFTGDSTVRTLRSALANAVQHPVDGVSPSTIGISIDDKGVLAFDPEKFAKALADDPQATQKVFSAVGARLEGVTDQYSDKYDGLLTQRITGQETEVKTLKTQVERWDVRLEQRRATLERTYAQLEVQLSKMQSQSSWLESQLAGLVPKSSS; the protein is encoded by the coding sequence ATGAAGCTGGACGGCTTGGTCTCCGGTCTCAAGACCGGCGAGCTCATCGACGCGCTGATGAACGTGGCCGCGATCCCGAAGACCCAGATCACCGCGAAGATCACCGATCGCAGCACGATCATCACGAACCTGCAGTCCCTCAACAAGTCGCTGCAGGAACTCATGGCCAAGGCGAAGACGGCCGCCTCTCCGAGCTCGCTCGCCGCCTTCACGGCGACCTCGTCGAACGAGAGCGTCACCGTGACCGCGGGCCCGAAGGCCAGCGCGTTCTCCACCGGCGTCGTCGTGGATGCCGTCGCCGTGCGGCACTCGATCGTCACCGCCGCCGGCGGGGCGACCGCCTGGGGAGGCGCCTTCACACTCGTCGCCGCCGACGGCGAGAAGACCGAGATCACGCCGGCGGGGACGGGTCCGCAGGAGCTCGCCACCGCCATCAACGCCGCGAACGCCGGCGTCTCAGCGACCGTGGTCCCTGCGGGGGTGGATGCCGACGGCAAGCCCCTGTCGCGCATCCAGCTCACCTCCACCGAGACCGGCGAGCCCGCGCGCTTCGCGCTGCACCGCGGAGCGGAAGCCGACGTCGAGGCCGGCACCTCGACCGACCTGTCGACCGAGCCGGGTGCCGCCGTCATCAGTCAGGGCAGCGACGCCCGCATCCGCCTCTTCGCCGGCACGAGCGCCGAGCAGACCCTGACCAGCGCGAGCAACACCATCAGCATCGGCGAGGACATCTCGGTCACGGTGTCGAAGGTCAGCGCCGATCCCGTCACGGTCTCGGTCGCCCTCGACGCGAAAGCGCAGTCGGCCACGGCATCCGCCTTCATCAAGGAGGTGGCGGCCCTCATCACCCGCATCGACAACGGGTCGAAGGCGACGGTCGGCAAGGTGGGGGAGACCACGACCCTCGGCGTGTTCACCGGGGACAGCACCGTGCGGACCCTGCGCAGCGCGCTCGCCAACGCCGTGCAGCATCCGGTCGACGGCGTGTCGCCCTCGACCATCGGCATCTCGATCGACGACAAGGGCGTGCTCGCCTTCGACCCCGAGAAGTTCGCGAAGGCGCTGGCCGACGATCCGCAGGCGACGCAGAAGGTCTTCTCCGCCGTCGGCGCTCGCCTGGAGGGCGTGACCGACCAGTACTCCGACAAGTACGACGGGCTGCTCACCCAGCGCATCACCGGACAGGAGACCGAGGTCAAGACGCTCAAGACCCAGGTCGAGCGGTGGGACGTCCGTCTCGAACAGCGACGGGCCACTCTCGAGCGCACGTACGCGCAGCTCGAGGTGCAGCTGTCGAAGATGCAGTCGCAGTCCTCCTGGCTCGAATCGCAGCTCGCCGGACTCGTCCCCAAGTCCTCCTCCTGA
- the fliS gene encoding flagellar export chaperone FliS, whose translation MPITNLDRAKQQYLEQQVASASPERLLILLYDRLLVDIDRAAAAQASQDWVAAGTHLTHAQWIVSELSETLTDAWDGADQLRAVYTYLNGRLIAANLSHDGEATAECRGIVAPLRDAWRQAADELTSAPAMSASALA comes from the coding sequence ATGCCCATCACCAACCTCGACCGCGCGAAGCAGCAGTACCTCGAGCAGCAGGTCGCCTCCGCCTCGCCCGAGCGACTGCTCATCCTGCTGTACGACCGGCTGCTCGTCGACATCGATCGCGCCGCCGCGGCGCAAGCCTCGCAGGACTGGGTCGCCGCGGGCACGCACCTCACGCACGCGCAGTGGATCGTGTCGGAGCTCAGCGAGACACTCACCGACGCCTGGGACGGTGCGGACCAGCTGCGGGCCGTGTACACCTACCTGAACGGACGTCTGATCGCGGCGAACCTGTCGCACGACGGCGAGGCCACTGCCGAGTGCCGCGGGATCGTCGCGCCGCTGCGCGACGCGTGGCGTCAGGCCGCGGACGAGCTGACGTCCGCTCCTGCGATGAGCGCATCCGCGCTGGCCTGA